A genome region from Thermogemmata fonticola includes the following:
- a CDS encoding response regulator, with protein sequence MKKVFTTGQVAKICKVAPRTVSKWFDSGRLKGYRIPGSQDRRIPRENLIRFLKEHGMPLGELEEEEWHKILLIGTESLFNHRIRELLPESEDYRFEIANSGFEAGILAGSFHPDTIIIDLALGRSEAIQIVSNLRKDDAYASTLIIGLASEDEAAPEQLLQYGFNDVFKKPFDIALLSEKIKSVAEAKRED encoded by the coding sequence ATGAAAAAGGTCTTCACCACCGGTCAAGTGGCCAAGATTTGTAAAGTGGCCCCCCGCACAGTCTCCAAATGGTTCGACTCCGGGCGCCTCAAAGGATATCGCATTCCCGGCAGTCAGGATCGCCGCATTCCCCGCGAAAACCTCATCCGCTTCCTCAAAGAGCACGGCATGCCCTTGGGGGAACTGGAAGAGGAGGAATGGCACAAGATTCTCCTGATCGGTACGGAGAGCCTCTTCAATCACCGCATCCGGGAACTGCTGCCGGAAAGCGAGGATTACCGCTTCGAGATCGCCAACAGCGGCTTTGAAGCCGGTATTCTCGCGGGCAGCTTCCACCCGGATACGATCATCATCGATCTGGCCCTGGGGCGCAGCGAGGCCATCCAGATCGTCAGCAACCTGCGCAAGGACGATGCCTACGCCTCCACCCTCATCATCGGCCTGGCGAGCGAAGATGAGGCGGCCCCGGAGCAGCTCTTGCAGTACGGCTTCAACGACGTCTTCAAAAAGCCCTTCGACATCGCCTTGCTGTCGGAAAAGATCAAGAGCGTCGCCGAAGCCAAGCGCGAAGATTGA
- a CDS encoding FAD-dependent oxidoreductase, giving the protein MNRRAFLALAAVTPLARWLPAFGTPAEKGARQLRGDIAIIGGGVGGIACALAAARRGLRVLLTEEYDWIGGQLTAQAVPPDEHPWIEEHGSTRSYRLFRTKVRQFYRQHYPLTEAAQKEARLNPGQGNVSRLCHEPRVALAVLLEMLAPYLAAGRITLLQPFRPRRVEMDGDQAKAVEGVTRWSDRLVLEAPYIIDATETGELLPLARMEYVTGAESRRDTKEPHAPAEAQPHNHQACTVCFALDYHPGQDHRIEEPPQYRFWREYVPQLQPRWPGRLLSWDMSDPRTLQPRAVAFHPTEPGPKGRLNLWTYRRILYAGHFTPESGIRDVCLVNWPQNDYWLGNLYDLPPEQAQRHWLAACQLSLSLLYWMQTEAPRPDGGHGWKGLRLRGDITGTEHGLAMAPYIRESRRIRAVFTVTELHVGVDARAQWLGKKPGEFTAEKFPDAVGTGSYRIDLHPSTGGNNYIDISSLPFQIPLGALIPIRVENLLPACKNIGTTHITNGCYRLHPVEWSIGEAVGELVAFCLARKRVPRQVRKDPQLLQDFQKQLADAGVDLDWPEAIAKTPR; this is encoded by the coding sequence ATGAATCGGCGCGCTTTTCTGGCCTTGGCCGCGGTGACCCCGCTAGCCCGCTGGCTGCCCGCCTTCGGCACCCCGGCGGAAAAGGGCGCCCGCCAGTTGCGCGGAGACATCGCCATCATCGGCGGCGGCGTGGGGGGGATTGCCTGCGCCCTGGCCGCGGCCCGGCGCGGCTTGCGCGTCCTGCTGACCGAAGAATACGACTGGATCGGCGGCCAGCTCACCGCCCAGGCGGTTCCCCCCGACGAGCATCCCTGGATCGAGGAACACGGCAGCACTCGGAGCTATCGCCTCTTCCGCACCAAGGTCCGCCAATTCTACCGCCAGCATTATCCTCTGACGGAAGCCGCCCAGAAGGAGGCTCGCCTCAATCCAGGGCAGGGGAACGTCTCCCGACTGTGCCATGAGCCGCGGGTGGCCCTGGCAGTGCTGTTGGAAATGCTGGCCCCCTATCTGGCCGCGGGCCGCATCACCCTTTTGCAGCCGTTCCGCCCTCGACGTGTGGAAATGGACGGCGATCAGGCCAAAGCCGTCGAAGGCGTGACCCGTTGGAGCGACCGCCTGGTCCTGGAGGCGCCCTACATCATCGACGCCACGGAGACCGGCGAATTGCTCCCTCTGGCCCGGATGGAATACGTCACCGGGGCGGAATCCCGGCGGGACACCAAGGAGCCGCACGCCCCCGCCGAAGCCCAACCGCACAATCACCAGGCCTGCACGGTCTGCTTCGCCCTGGATTACCATCCGGGGCAGGACCACCGCATCGAGGAGCCGCCGCAGTACCGCTTCTGGCGGGAGTATGTGCCCCAGTTGCAGCCGCGCTGGCCGGGCCGGCTCCTCTCCTGGGACATGTCCGATCCGCGCACGCTCCAGCCGCGGGCCGTCGCCTTCCATCCCACCGAACCGGGACCGAAAGGCCGCCTCAACCTCTGGACCTACCGCCGCATCCTCTACGCCGGCCACTTCACCCCGGAAAGCGGCATCCGCGATGTCTGCCTGGTGAACTGGCCGCAAAACGACTACTGGCTCGGCAACCTCTACGATCTGCCGCCGGAACAAGCCCAACGCCACTGGCTGGCCGCCTGCCAGTTGAGCCTTTCCCTCCTCTACTGGATGCAGACGGAAGCGCCCCGCCCCGATGGCGGCCACGGCTGGAAAGGACTCCGCTTGCGCGGCGACATCACCGGTACGGAACACGGCCTGGCTATGGCCCCTTACATCCGCGAAAGCCGCCGCATCCGGGCCGTCTTCACCGTGACCGAACTCCACGTCGGCGTCGACGCCCGCGCCCAATGGCTCGGCAAAAAACCCGGCGAATTCACCGCGGAAAAGTTCCCCGATGCCGTCGGCACCGGCTCCTACCGCATCGACCTCCATCCTTCCACCGGCGGCAACAACTACATCGACATCAGCTCCCTTCCCTTCCAGATTCCCCTGGGCGCCCTTATCCCCATCCGGGTGGAAAACCTCCTCCCGGCCTGCAAAAACATCGGCACCACGCACATCACCAACGGCTGCTACCGCCTCCATCCCGTGGAATGGTCGATTGGCGAAGCGGTGGGAGAACTGGTCGCCTTCTGCCTGGCCCGCAAGCGGGTCCCGCGCCAGGTCCGCAAAGACCCCCAATTGCTTCAGGACTTCCAGAAACAACTCGCCGATGCCGGCGTCGATCTCGACTGGCCCGAAGCCATTGCCAAAACACCCCGCTGA
- a CDS encoding NAD-dependent epimerase/dehydratase family protein, producing MKCLVTGAAGFIGSHLCERLLAEEHEVVGLDCFTDYYPRAIKEQNLSRLRPQRGFTFWELDLSVEVPRSVLEGVQWIFHLAAMPGLVRSWQDFDSYNRHNVTATQRLLEAARALPTLRRFLYASTSSVYGKYASGDESLPTRPSSPYGLTKLAGEHLCRVYSETYGLPIVVLRYFSVYGPRQRPDMGYYQFVEALLTGRPIRLTGDGLQVRGNTFVTDCVEATVRAAEALPGETFNVGGGELATIREVIRLLERLTGQRAVIEHLPPRPGDQVATGADVSKLTRHTGWTPRTPLAEGLAQQVAWQRALLEKALPLRKAG from the coding sequence ATGAAATGCCTCGTGACGGGAGCGGCGGGATTCATCGGCTCCCACCTGTGCGAACGCTTGCTGGCGGAGGAGCATGAAGTCGTGGGCCTGGATTGCTTCACCGACTACTATCCCCGCGCGATCAAGGAACAGAATCTGAGCCGCCTGCGTCCGCAGCGCGGCTTCACCTTCTGGGAGCTGGACTTGTCGGTGGAGGTGCCACGGTCCGTGCTGGAGGGGGTGCAGTGGATCTTCCACCTGGCGGCAATGCCGGGCCTGGTGCGGAGCTGGCAGGACTTTGACAGTTACAATCGCCACAATGTGACGGCCACGCAACGGCTCTTGGAAGCAGCGCGGGCGCTTCCCACTCTCCGGCGTTTCCTCTACGCCAGCACCTCCTCGGTCTATGGCAAATATGCCTCCGGCGATGAGAGCCTGCCGACCCGCCCCAGCTCCCCCTATGGCCTGACCAAGCTTGCGGGCGAGCATCTCTGCCGGGTGTACAGCGAAACCTACGGCCTGCCGATCGTGGTGCTGCGGTACTTCAGCGTTTACGGTCCCCGCCAAAGGCCCGATATGGGATACTACCAGTTCGTGGAAGCGCTGCTTACGGGTCGGCCAATCCGCTTGACCGGCGATGGCTTGCAAGTGCGGGGCAATACCTTCGTGACGGACTGCGTTGAGGCGACGGTGCGCGCGGCGGAGGCGCTGCCCGGCGAAACTTTCAACGTCGGCGGGGGGGAATTGGCGACCATCCGCGAAGTCATCCGCCTGCTCGAACGCTTGACAGGTCAGCGGGCCGTGATTGAGCACCTGCCGCCGCGTCCCGGCGATCAGGTGGCCACGGGAGCCGATGTCAGCAAGCTGACCCGCCACACCGGCTGGACCCCCCGCACGCCCCTCGCCGAAGGGCTGGCCCAGCAGGTGGCCTGGCAGCGCGCCCTGCTCGAAAAGGCCCTGCCCCTCCGCAAAGCCGGATGA
- a CDS encoding ribose-phosphate diphosphokinase, whose amino-acid sequence MAEEIGIMPVQPLSLNRPEGSAVYGNGNNHKLKIFSGRANPSLAESIARHLGCPLGRISLGNFPDGETSVRIEEDVRGRDVFLVQPTCTPVNENLMELLIMLDAFKRASPARITAVLPYYGYARQDRKDKGRVPISAKLVANLITKAGADRVLALDLHAAQIQGFFDIPVDHLYAAKELARSIRQLGIPPEDLVVLSPDEGSIKKALDFQRYVGGKLAVVDKRRTSATEVKHQHLIGASLDGKTVVMYDDMIATAGTIVGATRVARDAGAKRVYVCATHGVLCGPAIDNLRHAAIDQIFITDSIPLPPEKQLPNIRVISVAALIANAIHRIHGNESISALFNDEEPIAVQVRRPEGS is encoded by the coding sequence ATGGCGGAAGAAATTGGCATAATGCCAGTGCAGCCCCTTTCCCTCAACCGGCCGGAAGGATCGGCGGTGTACGGCAACGGCAATAACCACAAGCTGAAGATTTTCAGCGGTCGGGCCAATCCCTCGTTGGCGGAGAGCATTGCGCGCCACCTGGGCTGCCCCTTGGGACGGATCAGCCTGGGGAATTTCCCCGACGGCGAGACGAGCGTGCGGATCGAAGAGGATGTGCGGGGCCGGGACGTGTTCCTGGTCCAGCCGACCTGCACGCCGGTCAACGAGAACTTGATGGAATTGCTCATCATGCTGGACGCCTTCAAGCGGGCGTCGCCAGCGCGGATCACCGCGGTGCTGCCCTACTACGGCTACGCCCGGCAGGACCGCAAGGACAAAGGGCGCGTGCCGATCTCCGCTAAACTGGTCGCCAATCTGATCACCAAAGCCGGGGCGGACCGGGTGCTGGCGCTGGACCTCCATGCGGCCCAGATTCAGGGCTTTTTCGACATCCCGGTCGACCATCTCTACGCCGCCAAGGAGCTAGCGCGGAGCATTCGGCAGTTGGGCATCCCGCCGGAAGACCTGGTGGTGCTCAGTCCCGACGAGGGGAGCATCAAAAAGGCGCTCGACTTCCAGCGCTATGTCGGGGGCAAGCTGGCGGTGGTGGACAAGCGCCGGACGAGTGCCACGGAGGTCAAGCACCAGCATTTGATCGGGGCGTCGCTGGATGGGAAAACGGTGGTGATGTACGACGACATGATCGCCACGGCGGGCACGATTGTGGGGGCGACGCGCGTGGCGCGGGATGCCGGGGCCAAACGGGTTTATGTCTGCGCGACGCATGGGGTGCTCTGCGGCCCGGCCATCGATAATCTCCGCCATGCTGCCATCGATCAGATTTTCATCACGGACAGCATTCCCCTGCCGCCGGAAAAACAACTGCCCAACATCCGGGTCATTTCCGTCGCCGCTCTGATCGCCAACGCCATCCACCGCATCCACGGCAACGAGTCGATCAGCGCGCTGTTCAACGACGAGGAACCGATCGCGGTCCAGGTACGCCGACCGGAAGGAAGCTGA
- the dprA gene encoding DNA-processing protein DprA, translating to MRPAAEELRDHLALALVPGLGPRLTAALLQHFGSAAAVRRATAEQLRQVPHIGAKLARQLAAALQQVEAAAAREEALMAQHGVQAVIWTQPEYPAPLLSISNPPPLLFLKGKWDRRDQRAVAVVGTRQATAAGRRWAEQLARGLALAGYTVVSGLARGIDGAAHQAALESGGRTIAVLAGGLGRIYPPEHEELAQRIASGPGCLISETPMQTPPQAGMFPARNRLISGLSLAVVLVEAGQRSGALITAEHALEQGREVFALPGNLDSETSAGCLALLRQGARLIRGVDDLLADLQGLKAGEAAPPPSRPASLFAEEAPPSDAFLPTASAASANGPPLERPFAERPQPAAAPLPPAVPPPPAAPPSPLDPPLQAIWDQLAQRRHIDELAYALQCRVSDLLPQLMQLELQHRIRRLPGNFYERIQ from the coding sequence ATGCGTCCGGCGGCGGAGGAGCTGCGCGATCATCTGGCTTTGGCGCTGGTTCCCGGTTTGGGGCCGCGCTTGACGGCGGCCTTGCTCCAGCATTTCGGTTCGGCAGCGGCGGTGCGGCGGGCGACAGCGGAACAACTGCGCCAGGTCCCCCACATCGGAGCGAAGCTGGCCCGGCAACTGGCCGCGGCCTTGCAGCAGGTCGAGGCGGCGGCGGCCCGTGAAGAAGCCCTCATGGCCCAGCACGGCGTCCAGGCGGTGATCTGGACGCAGCCGGAGTATCCCGCCCCGCTGCTTTCCATCAGCAATCCCCCACCGCTGCTCTTTCTCAAAGGGAAGTGGGACCGCCGGGACCAGCGGGCGGTGGCCGTGGTGGGCACGCGCCAGGCGACGGCAGCCGGCCGCCGCTGGGCCGAACAACTCGCGCGCGGCCTGGCCTTGGCCGGTTACACCGTCGTCTCCGGCTTGGCCCGCGGCATCGACGGCGCTGCCCATCAGGCTGCCCTGGAAAGCGGCGGGCGCACCATCGCCGTCCTGGCGGGCGGCTTGGGACGCATCTATCCCCCGGAACATGAGGAGCTGGCCCAGCGGATCGCCTCAGGACCCGGCTGCCTGATCAGCGAAACCCCGATGCAGACCCCGCCGCAGGCCGGCATGTTCCCCGCCCGCAATCGCTTGATCAGCGGCCTGAGCCTGGCCGTGGTGCTGGTGGAAGCGGGCCAGCGCAGCGGAGCGCTCATCACCGCTGAGCATGCCCTGGAACAGGGGCGGGAAGTCTTTGCCCTGCCGGGAAACCTGGACAGTGAAACCAGCGCCGGATGCCTGGCCTTGCTCCGCCAGGGCGCCCGCTTGATCCGGGGAGTGGACGACCTGCTCGCCGACCTGCAAGGGCTGAAGGCGGGGGAAGCCGCCCCGCCGCCGAGCCGCCCCGCCAGCTTGTTCGCTGAAGAAGCCCCGCCGTCGGACGCCTTCCTTCCCACCGCCTCCGCTGCCTCTGCCAATGGTCCGCCCCTGGAGCGTCCCTTCGCGGAACGTCCCCAGCCCGCCGCCGCTCCGCTTCCTCCCGCTGTTCCCCCTCCTCCTGCCGCTCCGCCTTCCCCGTTGGACCCCCCTCTCCAGGCTATCTGGGACCAACTCGCCCAGCGCCGCCATATCGATGAACTGGCCTATGCCCTCCAGTGTAGGGTTTCGGACTTGTTGCCCCAGCTCATGCAGTTGGAATTGCAGCACCGCATCCGCCGCTTGCCCGGCAACTTCTACGAGCGGATTCAATAA
- a CDS encoding sigma-54 interaction domain-containing protein yields MTKSEQIEPPLPEIVGNAPAMQEVYRLVRLAAPRSAHVLLVGETGTGKELIARAIHKLSRRADGPFVRVNCGALHENLLESELFGHVKGAFTGAVENKTGRFEAAHGGTIFLDEINSTSPKLQVKLLRVLQEREFERVGESRTIRVDVRVVAASNAPLEELVAAGQFREDLYYRLNVIPIHLPPLRERREDIPLLARHFLRRYAEQHKCPVPELTPELAEWLQGYDWPGNVRELENTLERLIVLADGGPVTAEVLRRVRHRPVIRSVPAAGEAPRTMDVPSLIRQLVRVGLHAPRPAGVKLHAFLVDGLERALIEEVMRECGGTQIKAAERLGINRNTLHKKWEQYKADAPTAPQGPVRDASSARGGEGDERKETA; encoded by the coding sequence ATGACAAAAAGTGAGCAAATAGAACCCCCTTTGCCGGAGATCGTAGGCAATGCCCCCGCGATGCAGGAGGTGTACCGCCTGGTGCGCTTGGCGGCGCCCCGCTCCGCCCATGTCCTGCTCGTCGGGGAGACAGGTACCGGCAAGGAACTGATCGCCCGGGCGATCCACAAGCTGAGTCGGCGGGCGGATGGCCCCTTTGTCCGCGTCAACTGCGGCGCTTTGCATGAAAACCTGCTCGAAAGCGAGCTGTTCGGGCATGTCAAGGGCGCCTTCACCGGCGCGGTGGAAAACAAGACGGGGCGCTTCGAGGCCGCCCACGGAGGTACCATTTTCCTGGATGAAATCAACAGCACCTCCCCGAAGTTGCAGGTCAAGCTGTTGCGGGTCCTCCAGGAACGGGAGTTTGAACGGGTGGGGGAAAGCCGGACGATCCGCGTGGATGTCCGGGTGGTGGCCGCGAGCAACGCCCCGCTGGAGGAGTTGGTCGCGGCGGGGCAGTTCCGGGAGGATTTGTACTACCGCCTCAACGTCATCCCGATCCATTTGCCGCCGCTGCGGGAACGCCGGGAGGATATTCCCCTGCTGGCCCGCCATTTTCTCCGCCGCTATGCCGAGCAGCACAAATGCCCTGTGCCGGAGCTGACGCCGGAACTGGCGGAGTGGCTCCAGGGGTACGACTGGCCCGGCAATGTCCGCGAACTGGAAAACACGCTGGAGCGCCTGATTGTCCTGGCCGATGGGGGACCGGTGACGGCGGAAGTTCTGCGGCGGGTCCGCCACCGCCCCGTGATCCGCTCCGTCCCAGCGGCGGGGGAAGCGCCCCGGACGATGGATGTACCCTCCCTGATCCGCCAGTTGGTCCGTGTGGGTTTGCACGCTCCCCGGCCCGCGGGCGTCAAACTCCACGCCTTCCTCGTGGACGGCTTGGAACGGGCCTTGATTGAGGAAGTCATGCGCGAGTGCGGCGGAACGCAGATCAAGGCCGCGGAACGTTTGGGGATCAACCGCAACACCCTGCACAAAAAGTGGGAGCAGTACAAGGCTGACGCTCCAACTGCGCCCCAGGGGCCGGTTCGGGATGCTTCCTCGGCCCGCGGCGGAGAGGGGGACGAGAGAAAGGAAACCGCCTGA
- the ccsA gene encoding cytochrome c biogenesis protein CcsA: protein MSASWWQNVTHACFGLSYLLAWLLEWPAWLRPAWHRVCHWAAVGFGVAGLIAHTLFLVVHHPTPAAPDGSLLLLAWVLALFYLYGTLHQAGRAWALFLLPVIIGLVGLSIMLRRLEPTAWPAQVPTWISGERFWGALHGTLILLASVGISVSFVASLMYLLQARRLRRKIDPGRVLPLLSLERLETLNRRAIAWAFPLLSAGLLLGLVLWRQERGGWENWLSVKVLSTGGLWLVFGVLVYLRYGTHVPPRRLAWLSIAAFALLLVALMAAHPFAPAGGPV from the coding sequence ATGTCAGCCTCGTGGTGGCAGAATGTGACCCACGCCTGTTTTGGGCTGAGTTATTTGCTGGCGTGGCTGCTGGAATGGCCGGCGTGGCTGCGGCCGGCGTGGCACCGCGTCTGCCACTGGGCGGCGGTGGGGTTCGGCGTGGCGGGCCTCATCGCCCATACGCTGTTTCTGGTCGTGCACCATCCGACGCCGGCGGCTCCGGACGGCTCGCTCCTGCTTCTGGCCTGGGTGCTGGCGCTGTTTTATCTGTACGGCACGCTGCATCAGGCGGGGCGGGCGTGGGCCTTGTTTTTACTGCCGGTCATCATCGGTCTGGTTGGGTTGTCCATCATGCTGAGGCGGCTGGAACCGACGGCCTGGCCGGCGCAGGTGCCGACGTGGATCAGCGGGGAGCGCTTCTGGGGGGCGCTGCACGGCACGCTCATCCTGCTGGCCTCGGTGGGGATCAGCGTCAGCTTTGTGGCCAGTCTGATGTACCTGCTCCAGGCGCGGCGCCTACGGCGGAAAATTGATCCGGGGCGCGTACTGCCGCTCCTGAGCTTGGAGCGGCTGGAGACGCTCAACCGTCGGGCGATTGCCTGGGCTTTCCCGCTGCTGAGTGCCGGGCTGCTCCTGGGGTTGGTTTTGTGGCGGCAGGAGCGCGGGGGGTGGGAGAACTGGCTGTCCGTGAAGGTGCTGTCCACGGGCGGGTTGTGGCTGGTGTTCGGGGTGCTGGTCTATTTGCGGTACGGGACGCATGTACCGCCCCGGCGCCTGGCCTGGCTGTCGATCGCGGCGTTTGCCTTGCTTTTGGTGGCCCTGATGGCCGCCCATCCCTTTGCCCCTGCGGGAGGGCCGGTATGA
- the hemA gene encoding glutamyl-tRNA reductase yields the protein MNLRAIGCNVASAPVELRERLAFAPPLLTQALAELTARYGVEAVILGTCNRVELYLARPEVEAPLHAPLLAEFLGEVHGLSAEAILPHLYEYADEEAVRHLFRVACGLDSVVLGEAQITGQVKEAYETARQAGSTGSLLNTLFPAALRVAKRVRTETGIGRGHASVSSAAVDFLLTVFDTFTDKVVLVIGAGKMGRLTLQHIRELHPARVLVTNRHLDKAQRRAAECGGQVVPWDQLDEALIQADIVLSTTGAPEPIVSQRRFDEKVRYQRSGRPLVIFDMAVPRDFDPAIHDGESVILFNVDDLTRVANQALAERRRHIPAAEAIIAQEVQQFVLDWNRRKDGPIIGRLTAEVDRLREAVVGPLLQRFNGKLTEADKAYIEGAFRLFQNRLLHGPIAALQEASRSGQGHTLREAIRKLFGLQDS from the coding sequence ATGAACCTCCGCGCCATCGGGTGCAATGTGGCCTCGGCCCCCGTGGAATTGCGGGAGCGTCTGGCTTTTGCGCCGCCGCTGTTGACCCAAGCCCTGGCGGAATTGACCGCGCGCTACGGGGTGGAGGCGGTGATTCTGGGCACCTGCAATCGGGTGGAGCTGTACCTGGCCCGCCCGGAGGTGGAAGCGCCGCTCCATGCCCCGCTGTTGGCGGAGTTTTTGGGGGAAGTGCACGGTCTGAGCGCCGAGGCCATCCTGCCCCATCTGTACGAGTATGCCGATGAGGAGGCGGTGCGCCATCTGTTCCGCGTGGCCTGCGGCCTGGACAGCGTGGTGCTGGGGGAAGCGCAGATCACGGGACAGGTGAAGGAGGCTTACGAGACCGCCCGGCAGGCGGGCAGCACCGGGAGCTTGCTCAACACGCTGTTTCCGGCGGCTTTGCGGGTGGCCAAGCGGGTGCGGACGGAAACCGGGATTGGTCGGGGGCATGCCTCCGTCTCCAGCGCCGCTGTCGATTTTCTCCTGACCGTCTTCGACACCTTCACGGACAAAGTCGTGCTGGTCATCGGCGCGGGCAAGATGGGCCGGCTGACCTTGCAGCACATCCGCGAGTTGCACCCGGCCCGTGTGCTGGTCACCAATCGCCATCTGGACAAGGCCCAGCGCCGGGCGGCGGAATGCGGCGGGCAGGTCGTCCCCTGGGACCAACTCGACGAGGCCCTGATCCAGGCGGACATTGTCCTGAGCACCACGGGGGCGCCAGAACCGATCGTCTCCCAGCGCCGCTTCGACGAGAAGGTGCGCTACCAGCGTTCCGGCCGACCGCTGGTCATCTTCGACATGGCCGTCCCGCGGGATTTCGACCCGGCTATCCACGACGGCGAAAGCGTCATCCTCTTCAACGTCGATGATCTGACCCGCGTGGCCAATCAGGCCCTGGCGGAACGGCGGCGGCACATTCCCGCCGCGGAAGCCATCATCGCCCAGGAAGTGCAGCAGTTCGTCCTGGATTGGAATCGCCGCAAGGATGGCCCCATCATCGGACGCCTGACCGCGGAAGTCGACCGCCTGCGGGAAGCGGTGGTCGGCCCGCTCTTGCAGCGCTTCAACGGCAAGCTGACCGAAGCGGACAAAGCCTACATCGAGGGGGCCTTCCGCCTCTTCCAGAACCGCTTGCTCCACGGCCCGATTGCCGCGTTGCAGGAAGCCAGCCGCTCCGGTCAGGGGCACACCTTGCGCGAAGCCATTCGCAAACTCTTCGGCCTCCAGGATTCCTGA